The following proteins are co-located in the Zonotrichia albicollis isolate bZonAlb1 chromosome 1, bZonAlb1.hap1, whole genome shotgun sequence genome:
- the GCM2 gene encoding chorion-specific transcription factor GCMb, with product MKLTWDINDPKLPQEPKHFDAFQEWPDGYVRLIYSSEEKNAQRHLSGWAMRNTNNHNCQILKKSCLGVVLCARSCALPGGARLQLRPAICDKARQKQQKKACPNCNSALELIPCRGHSGYPVTNFWRLDGKAIFFQAKGVHDHPRPESKLEAEARRSATKKQMSSYHHSQKKRSLNSEAGRYPESSGYTNNLQNFHCMDGPERVGIFTDTNFSIPAQSYPSLQNTDLYKAPYDSASFQEDQLSPYPKCPNPRIYMPVPCSYEFGVPTFVSSSPYPTFYKDLPSPAIDADPLSLNGPHYNAVTTHDKGFDNPGRHYGLKPAWGKSGSGDRSDYGQMATSAPHAYCSGDCACRYSPSPAPVAPPLQTIITTTTKVSYQAYKPPALKYSDNLCDVKNIQSYTHVAENISSGAVYSGMKIQEDFGMIKSALLYQHDSIPTKSKPAEGMESYRYGFPLGSSFAEHEGQALRFESAEY from the exons ATGAAGCTCACCTGGGACATCAACGACCCCAAACTGCCGCAG GAGCCCAAGCACTTCGACGCCTTCCAGGAGTGGCCCGATGGCTATGTGCGGCTCATCTACTCGAGCGAGGAGAAGAACGCGCAGCGGCACCTCAGCGGCTGGGCCATGCGCAACACCAACAACCACAACTGCCAGATCCTCAAGAAGTCCTGCCTGGGCGTGGTGCTGTGCGCCcggagctgtgccctgcccggcggggccaggctgcagctccgCCCCGCCATCTGCGACAAGGCTCGGCAGAAGCAACAAA AGAAAGCCTGCCCCAACTGTAACTCTGCCCTGGAGCTGATTCCTTGCCGAGGACACAGCGGCTATCCAGTCACAAACTTCTGGAGGCTTGATGGAAAAGCAATATTTTTCCAG GCTAAAGGAGTCCATGACCATCCCCGGCCAGAAAGCAAACTGGAGGCAGAGGCAAGAAGAAGTGCAACTAAGAAGCAAATGTCCTCTTATCACCACTCCCAGAAAAAGAGATCTCTAAATTCAGAG GCAGGAAGGTACCCTGAAAGCAGTGGTTACACCAATAACCTACAGAATTTTCACTGCATGGATGGCCCAGAAAGAGTTGGTATCTTCACAGACACCAATTTTTCAATTCCAGCCCAGTCTTACCCTTCACTGCAGAACACAGACCTCTACAAGGCACCTTACGACTCAGCCAGCTTCCAAGAGGACCAGCTATCGCCATACCCTAAATGCCCAAATCCAAGGATCTACATGCCCGTGCCATGCAGCTATGAGTTTGGAGTTCCTACCTTTGTAAGCTCAAGCCCTTACCCAACATTTTACAAAGATCTGCCCAGTCCTGCCATTGATGCAGACCCCCTCAGTCTGAACGGGCCTCACTACAACGCTGTGACCACCCATGACAAAGGCTTTGACAACCCTGGCAGACATTACGGACTGAAACCAGCGTGGGGGAAAAGCGGCAGCGGAGACCGGAGTGACTACGGGCAGATGGCCACAAGTGCTCCCCACGCTTACTGCAGTGGGGACTGTGCCTGCAGgtacagccccagccccgctcccgtGGCCCCGCCACTGCAGACCatcatcaccaccaccaccaaggTGTCCTACCAGGCCTACAAGCCACCCGCGCTGAAGTACAGTGACAACCTCTGCGACGTGAAAAACATCCAGAGCTACACCCACGTGGCAGAAAACATCTCCTCAGGTGCTGTCTATTCAGGGATGAAGATTCAGGAAGACTTTGGGATGATAAAGTCAGCATTGCTCTACCAGCATGACTCCATCCCCACAAAATCCAAACCAGCTGAGGGCATGGAGAGCTATCGGTATGGGTTCCCTCTGGGGAGCAGCTTTGCCGAGCATGAAGGCCAGGCCCTAAGGTTTGAGAGTGCTGAGTATTGA